The proteins below are encoded in one region of Mus caroli chromosome 10, CAROLI_EIJ_v1.1, whole genome shotgun sequence:
- the Calhm5 gene encoding calcium homeostasis modulator protein 5, whose amino-acid sequence MDAFQSILKFFLNQKTAIGYSFMALLTVGSERLFSLVAFKCPCSVENTAYGLVFLFAPAWVLLILGFFLNNKAWRLFTGCCMNPKKIFPRRRCCRFFYVLGHIILSSLVAPVMWLSVALLNGTFYECAMSGTRSTRLLEMICKGKPKECWEELHKVSCGKSSMAAMESEEVRLSLQAQSQILGWCLICSASFLSLLTTCYARCRSKVSYLQLSFWKTYAQREKEQLENKLLECANKLSERNLKCFFENKKPDPFPMPSFSAWEAASELHSFHQDREHYSTLHKVVDDGVEQTPQEEETTMILVGTAQSL is encoded by the exons aTGGATGCCTTTCagagcattttaaaattctttcttaacCAAAAAACAGCTATTGGCTACAGCTTCATGGCTTTGCTCACGGTGGGTAGCGAACGTCTCTTCTCCTTGGTGGCATTTAAGTGCCCCTGCAGCGTTGAGAATACTGCCTATGGGCTGGTTTTTCTCTTTGCCCCTGCCTGGGTGTTACTGATCCTTGGATTCTTTCTGAATAACAAGGCATGGAGACTCTTCACTGGCTGCTGTATGAACccaaaaaaaatctttcccagGAGACGCTGCTGCCGCTTCTTCTACGTCCTGGGCCATATCATACTGAGTTCACTGGTGGCTCCGGTGATGTGGCTCTCTGTGGCTTTGCTTAATGGGACGTTTTATGAATGTGCTATGAGCGGGACAAGAAGCACAAGGCTCCTGGAGATGATTTGCAAGGGCAAGCCCAAAGAGTGCTGGGAAGAACTGCACAAAGTCTCCTGTGGTAAAAGTAGCATGGCCGCTATGGAGAGTGAAGAAGTAAGGCTATCCCTGCAGGCCCAGTCTCAG ATCCTAGGATGGTGCCTGATTTGTTCGGcgtccttcctctccctgctgaCCACTTGTTATGCACGCTGCAGATCTAAAGTCAGCTATCTGCAGCTGAGTTTTTGGAAGACATATGCACAAAGGGAGAAGGAGCAACTGGAAAACAAACTCCTGGAATGTGCTAACAAGTTAAGTGAGAGGAACCTCAAATGCTTTTTTGAAAACAAGAAGCCAGATCCCTTTCCCATGCCCTCATTTAGTGCCTGGGAGGCTGCATCCGAGCTACACTCCTTCCACCAAGACCGTGAGCACTACAGCACCCTCCACAAAGTGGTAGATGATGGTGTGGAACAAACCCCGCAAGAGGAAGAAACAACAATGATCCTTGTGGGTACTGCCCAGAGTTTGTGA